The following coding sequences are from one Patagioenas fasciata isolate bPatFas1 chromosome 23, bPatFas1.hap1, whole genome shotgun sequence window:
- the LOC136111103 gene encoding uncharacterized protein isoform X2 produces the protein MGTGMCSRRQKGLLQTGFCLVTVACLGSGVFMYNHLQQKVRNAEALAQKYKQQQEALSAQLQVVYEHRSRLERSLQKERGEHKKTKEDFLVYKLEAQEALNKEKQDSMNRYGALSSQHKILKNQHEDVKKQLLDLQLQHNSLKLEHRKTLESHSQKYAQLQQEKDSEVTNLQDTVYKLREESKLLRKAHQEVHSQLLNAQAQMEEFRQLKEALQKMPSFKGGGGGAGKGQQPFQGPKEQPVVPANNQLQLVRQKAFPVNQENRPLGNPLASQVSGVQKPADGPVPPGQNPYGMDGPRPQASVLLTHPAPLPDANSLPDAMAAWPARRGDGHVIRFTRTMNSLPNGNPDLKMVMRIQVKSNEESQAPGLSPSDPKQPSAAENPPAPENHHSTGSKQAQMQSWKDIVNKANTQMDEEQAPSYPKNLHFDPKQEMQNSSPQPPHQKRGEEHQTAHQGGKKERTDDEELEMDAGVIEREENFHSQKKETVVQEPLMPDDAADPAQDPNNQGEDEFEEAELERPDFEEKAGDLEKIREPSVQESMEKPLKDAGGPAKPREEPLDDYQDDQEQEIEKDWRPPKLETLSVRDHHPAAFWFT, from the exons ATGGGTACCGGGATGTGTTCGAGGCGGCAGAAGGGGCTCCTGCAGACCGGGTTTTGCCTGGTGACTGTGGCGTGTCTGGGCTCGGGAGTTTTCATGTACAACCACTTGCAGCAGAAGGTGCGGAACGCCGAGGCCCTGGCCCAGAAATACAAACAGCAGCAGGAAGCGCTGTCAGCCCAGCTCCAAG TGGTGTATGAGCACAGATCCCGGCTGGAACGGTCCTTGCAGAAGGAGAGAGGGGAACACAAGAAGACGAAGGAAG ATTTTTTAGTGTACAAGTTAGAAGCTCAGGAAGCTCTCAACAAGGAGAAG CAAGATTCAATGAACAGATACGGGGCCCTCAGCTCCCAGCACAAGATACTGAAG AACCAGCATGAAGATGTCAAGAAGCAGCTGCTtgacctgcagctgcagcacaacaGCTTGAAACTGGAACATCGTAAGACACTGGAGAGCCATAGCCAGAAATACGCtcagctgcagcaggagaaggACAGCGAAGTCACAAACCTGCAGG ATACAGTCTATAAACTCAGAGAAGAGAGCAAGCTCCTGCGCAAGGCCCACCAAGAAGTTCACTCGCAGCTCCTTAATGCCCAG GCCCAGATGGAAGAGTTCAGGCAGCTCAAGGAGGCTCTCCAGAAGATGCCAAGTttcaagggaggaggaggaggagctgggaaggggcagcagccATTCCAAGGGCCAAAGGAGCAGCCCGTGGTCCCAGCCAACAACCAGCTGCAGCTCGTGAGGCAGAAG GCTTTTCCAGTCAATCAGGAGAATCGCCCTCTCGGGAACCCGCTGGCATCACAAGTGTCTGGGGTGCAGAAGCCGGCGGACGGCCCCGTGCCGCCAGGACAGAACCCGTACGGTATGGATGGCCCGAGGCCACAGGCCAGCGTGCTCCTCACCCACCCGGCCCCGCTGCCGGACGCCAATTCGCTGCCGGACGCCATGGCAGCCTGGCCAGCGAGACGCGGGGACGGCCACGTCATCCGATTCACCCGCACCATGAACAGCCTACCAAATGGGAACCCA GATCTAAAGATGGTGATGCGCATCCAGGTGAAAAGCAACGAGGAGAGCCAGGCTCCTGGATTGTCACCATCTGATCCGAAACAACCCTCTGCGGCAGAAAATCCCCCGGCGCCAGAGAACCACCACTCTACGGGGAGCAAACAGGCGCAAATGCAAAG CTGGAAAGACATAGTGAACAAAGCGAACACGCAGATGGATGAAGAACAAGCACCCAGTTACCCAAAGAACCTTCATTTTGATCCCAAGCAAGAGATGCAGAACAGCAGCCCCCAGCCACCCCACCAGAAGAGAGGGGAAGAGCATCAAACAGCCCATCAGGGGGGCAAGAAGGAAAGGACAGATGATGAGGAACTCGAAATGG ATGCAGGAGTGATTGAGAGAGAGGAGAATTTCCATTCTCAGAAGAAAGAGACTGTGGTGCAGGAACCACTG ATGCCAGATGATGCTGCAGATCCTGCCCAGGATCCCAATAACCAAGGGGAGGATGAGTTTGAAGAAGCTGAGCTGGAGAGACCTGACTTTGAAGAGAAAGCGGGAGATTTGGAGAAGATCAGGGAGCCCAGCGTGCAAGAGTCCATGGAGAAGCCACTGAAG gATGCTGGAGGACCTGCCAAGCCCAGGGAAGAGCCACTAGATGACTACCAAGACGATCAGGAGCAAGAAATT GAGAAAGATTGGAGGCCACCAAAGCTTGAGACCCTGAGTGTTAGAGACCATCACCCTGCTGCCTTCTGGTTCACATAG
- the LOC136111103 gene encoding uncharacterized protein isoform X1, which produces MGTGMCSRRQKGLLQTGFCLVTVACLGSGVFMYNHLQQKVRNAEALAQKYKQQQEALSAQLQVVYEHRSRLERSLQKERGEHKKTKEDFLVYKLEAQEALNKEKQDSMNRYGALSSQHKILKNQHEDVKKQLLDLQLQHNSLKLEHRKTLESHSQKYAQLQQEKDSEVTNLQDTVYKLREESKLLRKAHQEVHSQLLNAQAQMEEFRQLKEALQKMPSFKGGGGGAGKGQQPFQGPKEQPVVPANNQLQLVRQKAFPVNQENRPLGNPLASQVSGVQKPADGPVPPGQNPYGMDGPRPQASVLLTHPAPLPDANSLPDAMAAWPARRGDGHVIRFTRTMNSLPNGNPDLKMVMRIQVKSNEESQAPGLSPSDPKQPSAAENPPAPENHHSTGSKQAQMQSWKDIVNKANTQMDEEQAPSYPKNLHFDPKQEMQNSSPQPPHQKRGEEHQTAHQGGKKERTDDEELEMDAGVIEREENFHSQKKETVVQEPLMPDDAADPAQDPNNQGEDEFEEAELERPDFEEKAGDLEKIREPSVQESMEKPLKDAGGPAKPREEPLDDYQDDQEQEIEDHGGEVDDNDDLEVVQDQKDHAGVQGNGKKEDYY; this is translated from the exons ATGGGTACCGGGATGTGTTCGAGGCGGCAGAAGGGGCTCCTGCAGACCGGGTTTTGCCTGGTGACTGTGGCGTGTCTGGGCTCGGGAGTTTTCATGTACAACCACTTGCAGCAGAAGGTGCGGAACGCCGAGGCCCTGGCCCAGAAATACAAACAGCAGCAGGAAGCGCTGTCAGCCCAGCTCCAAG TGGTGTATGAGCACAGATCCCGGCTGGAACGGTCCTTGCAGAAGGAGAGAGGGGAACACAAGAAGACGAAGGAAG ATTTTTTAGTGTACAAGTTAGAAGCTCAGGAAGCTCTCAACAAGGAGAAG CAAGATTCAATGAACAGATACGGGGCCCTCAGCTCCCAGCACAAGATACTGAAG AACCAGCATGAAGATGTCAAGAAGCAGCTGCTtgacctgcagctgcagcacaacaGCTTGAAACTGGAACATCGTAAGACACTGGAGAGCCATAGCCAGAAATACGCtcagctgcagcaggagaaggACAGCGAAGTCACAAACCTGCAGG ATACAGTCTATAAACTCAGAGAAGAGAGCAAGCTCCTGCGCAAGGCCCACCAAGAAGTTCACTCGCAGCTCCTTAATGCCCAG GCCCAGATGGAAGAGTTCAGGCAGCTCAAGGAGGCTCTCCAGAAGATGCCAAGTttcaagggaggaggaggaggagctgggaaggggcagcagccATTCCAAGGGCCAAAGGAGCAGCCCGTGGTCCCAGCCAACAACCAGCTGCAGCTCGTGAGGCAGAAG GCTTTTCCAGTCAATCAGGAGAATCGCCCTCTCGGGAACCCGCTGGCATCACAAGTGTCTGGGGTGCAGAAGCCGGCGGACGGCCCCGTGCCGCCAGGACAGAACCCGTACGGTATGGATGGCCCGAGGCCACAGGCCAGCGTGCTCCTCACCCACCCGGCCCCGCTGCCGGACGCCAATTCGCTGCCGGACGCCATGGCAGCCTGGCCAGCGAGACGCGGGGACGGCCACGTCATCCGATTCACCCGCACCATGAACAGCCTACCAAATGGGAACCCA GATCTAAAGATGGTGATGCGCATCCAGGTGAAAAGCAACGAGGAGAGCCAGGCTCCTGGATTGTCACCATCTGATCCGAAACAACCCTCTGCGGCAGAAAATCCCCCGGCGCCAGAGAACCACCACTCTACGGGGAGCAAACAGGCGCAAATGCAAAG CTGGAAAGACATAGTGAACAAAGCGAACACGCAGATGGATGAAGAACAAGCACCCAGTTACCCAAAGAACCTTCATTTTGATCCCAAGCAAGAGATGCAGAACAGCAGCCCCCAGCCACCCCACCAGAAGAGAGGGGAAGAGCATCAAACAGCCCATCAGGGGGGCAAGAAGGAAAGGACAGATGATGAGGAACTCGAAATGG ATGCAGGAGTGATTGAGAGAGAGGAGAATTTCCATTCTCAGAAGAAAGAGACTGTGGTGCAGGAACCACTG ATGCCAGATGATGCTGCAGATCCTGCCCAGGATCCCAATAACCAAGGGGAGGATGAGTTTGAAGAAGCTGAGCTGGAGAGACCTGACTTTGAAGAGAAAGCGGGAGATTTGGAGAAGATCAGGGAGCCCAGCGTGCAAGAGTCCATGGAGAAGCCACTGAAG gATGCTGGAGGACCTGCCAAGCCCAGGGAAGAGCCACTAGATGACTACCAAGACGATCAGGAGCAAGAAATT GAGGATCATGGAGGTGAGGTGGATGACAACGATGACCTGGAAGTTGTCCAAGACCAGAAGGACCACGCAGGCGTGCAGGGcaatggcaagaaggaggactacTACTGA
- the LOC136111103 gene encoding uncharacterized protein isoform X4 → MGTGMCSRRQKGLLQTGFCLVTVACLGSGVFMYNHLQQKVRNAEALAQKYKQQQEALSAQLQVVYEHRSRLERSLQKERGEHKKTKEDFLVYKLEAQEALNKEKQDSMNRYGALSSQHKILKNQHEDVKKQLLDLQLQHNSLKLEHRKTLESHSQKYAQLQQEKDSEVTNLQDTVYKLREESKLLRKAHQEVHSQLLNAQAQMEEFRQLKEALQKMPSFKGGGGGAGKGQQPFQGPKEQPVVPANNQLQLVRQKAFPVNQENRPLGNPLASQVSGVQKPADGPVPPGQNPYGMDGPRPQASVLLTHPAPLPDANSLPDAMAAWPARRGDGHVIRFTRTMNSLPNGNPDLKMVMRIQVKSNEESQAPGLSPSDPKQPSAAENPPAPENHHSTGSKQAQMQSWKDIVNKANTQMDEEQAPSYPKNLHFDPKQEMQNSSPQPPHQKRGEEHQTAHQGGKKERTDDEELEMDAGVIEREENFHSQKKETVVQEPLMPDDAADPAQDPNNQGEDEFEEAELERPDFEEKAGDLEKIREPSVQESMEKPLKDAGGPAKPREEPLDDYQDDQEQEIVRHQGGSWR, encoded by the exons ATGGGTACCGGGATGTGTTCGAGGCGGCAGAAGGGGCTCCTGCAGACCGGGTTTTGCCTGGTGACTGTGGCGTGTCTGGGCTCGGGAGTTTTCATGTACAACCACTTGCAGCAGAAGGTGCGGAACGCCGAGGCCCTGGCCCAGAAATACAAACAGCAGCAGGAAGCGCTGTCAGCCCAGCTCCAAG TGGTGTATGAGCACAGATCCCGGCTGGAACGGTCCTTGCAGAAGGAGAGAGGGGAACACAAGAAGACGAAGGAAG ATTTTTTAGTGTACAAGTTAGAAGCTCAGGAAGCTCTCAACAAGGAGAAG CAAGATTCAATGAACAGATACGGGGCCCTCAGCTCCCAGCACAAGATACTGAAG AACCAGCATGAAGATGTCAAGAAGCAGCTGCTtgacctgcagctgcagcacaacaGCTTGAAACTGGAACATCGTAAGACACTGGAGAGCCATAGCCAGAAATACGCtcagctgcagcaggagaaggACAGCGAAGTCACAAACCTGCAGG ATACAGTCTATAAACTCAGAGAAGAGAGCAAGCTCCTGCGCAAGGCCCACCAAGAAGTTCACTCGCAGCTCCTTAATGCCCAG GCCCAGATGGAAGAGTTCAGGCAGCTCAAGGAGGCTCTCCAGAAGATGCCAAGTttcaagggaggaggaggaggagctgggaaggggcagcagccATTCCAAGGGCCAAAGGAGCAGCCCGTGGTCCCAGCCAACAACCAGCTGCAGCTCGTGAGGCAGAAG GCTTTTCCAGTCAATCAGGAGAATCGCCCTCTCGGGAACCCGCTGGCATCACAAGTGTCTGGGGTGCAGAAGCCGGCGGACGGCCCCGTGCCGCCAGGACAGAACCCGTACGGTATGGATGGCCCGAGGCCACAGGCCAGCGTGCTCCTCACCCACCCGGCCCCGCTGCCGGACGCCAATTCGCTGCCGGACGCCATGGCAGCCTGGCCAGCGAGACGCGGGGACGGCCACGTCATCCGATTCACCCGCACCATGAACAGCCTACCAAATGGGAACCCA GATCTAAAGATGGTGATGCGCATCCAGGTGAAAAGCAACGAGGAGAGCCAGGCTCCTGGATTGTCACCATCTGATCCGAAACAACCCTCTGCGGCAGAAAATCCCCCGGCGCCAGAGAACCACCACTCTACGGGGAGCAAACAGGCGCAAATGCAAAG CTGGAAAGACATAGTGAACAAAGCGAACACGCAGATGGATGAAGAACAAGCACCCAGTTACCCAAAGAACCTTCATTTTGATCCCAAGCAAGAGATGCAGAACAGCAGCCCCCAGCCACCCCACCAGAAGAGAGGGGAAGAGCATCAAACAGCCCATCAGGGGGGCAAGAAGGAAAGGACAGATGATGAGGAACTCGAAATGG ATGCAGGAGTGATTGAGAGAGAGGAGAATTTCCATTCTCAGAAGAAAGAGACTGTGGTGCAGGAACCACTG ATGCCAGATGATGCTGCAGATCCTGCCCAGGATCCCAATAACCAAGGGGAGGATGAGTTTGAAGAAGCTGAGCTGGAGAGACCTGACTTTGAAGAGAAAGCGGGAGATTTGGAGAAGATCAGGGAGCCCAGCGTGCAAGAGTCCATGGAGAAGCCACTGAAG gATGCTGGAGGACCTGCCAAGCCCAGGGAAGAGCCACTAGATGACTACCAAGACGATCAGGAGCAAGAAATTGTACGACACCAag GAGGATCATGGAGGTGA
- the LOC136111103 gene encoding uncharacterized protein isoform X3, with amino-acid sequence MGTGMCSRRQKGLLQTGFCLVTVACLGSGVFMYNHLQQKVRNAEALAQKYKQQQEALSAQLQVVYEHRSRLERSLQKERGEHKKTKEDFLVYKLEAQEALNKEKQDSMNRYGALSSQHKILKNQHEDVKKQLLDLQLQHNSLKLEHRKTLESHSQKYAQLQQEKDSEVTNLQDTVYKLREESKLLRKAHQEVHSQLLNAQAQMEEFRQLKEALQKMPSFKGGGGGAGKGQQPFQGPKEQPVVPANNQLQLVRQKAFPVNQENRPLGNPLASQVSGVQKPADGPVPPGQNPYGMDGPRPQASVLLTHPAPLPDANSLPDAMAAWPARRGDGHVIRFTRTMNSLPNGNPDLKMVMRIQVKSNEESQAPGLSPSDPKQPSAAENPPAPENHHSTGSKQAQMQSWKDIVNKANTQMDEEQAPSYPKNLHFDPKQEMQNSSPQPPHQKRGEEHQTAHQGGKKERTDDEELEMDAGVIEREENFHSQKKETVVQEPLMPDDAADPAQDPNNQGEDEFEEAELERPDFEEKAGDLEKIREPSVQESMEKPLKDAGGPAKPREEPLDDYQDDQEQEIVRHQGERLEATKA; translated from the exons ATGGGTACCGGGATGTGTTCGAGGCGGCAGAAGGGGCTCCTGCAGACCGGGTTTTGCCTGGTGACTGTGGCGTGTCTGGGCTCGGGAGTTTTCATGTACAACCACTTGCAGCAGAAGGTGCGGAACGCCGAGGCCCTGGCCCAGAAATACAAACAGCAGCAGGAAGCGCTGTCAGCCCAGCTCCAAG TGGTGTATGAGCACAGATCCCGGCTGGAACGGTCCTTGCAGAAGGAGAGAGGGGAACACAAGAAGACGAAGGAAG ATTTTTTAGTGTACAAGTTAGAAGCTCAGGAAGCTCTCAACAAGGAGAAG CAAGATTCAATGAACAGATACGGGGCCCTCAGCTCCCAGCACAAGATACTGAAG AACCAGCATGAAGATGTCAAGAAGCAGCTGCTtgacctgcagctgcagcacaacaGCTTGAAACTGGAACATCGTAAGACACTGGAGAGCCATAGCCAGAAATACGCtcagctgcagcaggagaaggACAGCGAAGTCACAAACCTGCAGG ATACAGTCTATAAACTCAGAGAAGAGAGCAAGCTCCTGCGCAAGGCCCACCAAGAAGTTCACTCGCAGCTCCTTAATGCCCAG GCCCAGATGGAAGAGTTCAGGCAGCTCAAGGAGGCTCTCCAGAAGATGCCAAGTttcaagggaggaggaggaggagctgggaaggggcagcagccATTCCAAGGGCCAAAGGAGCAGCCCGTGGTCCCAGCCAACAACCAGCTGCAGCTCGTGAGGCAGAAG GCTTTTCCAGTCAATCAGGAGAATCGCCCTCTCGGGAACCCGCTGGCATCACAAGTGTCTGGGGTGCAGAAGCCGGCGGACGGCCCCGTGCCGCCAGGACAGAACCCGTACGGTATGGATGGCCCGAGGCCACAGGCCAGCGTGCTCCTCACCCACCCGGCCCCGCTGCCGGACGCCAATTCGCTGCCGGACGCCATGGCAGCCTGGCCAGCGAGACGCGGGGACGGCCACGTCATCCGATTCACCCGCACCATGAACAGCCTACCAAATGGGAACCCA GATCTAAAGATGGTGATGCGCATCCAGGTGAAAAGCAACGAGGAGAGCCAGGCTCCTGGATTGTCACCATCTGATCCGAAACAACCCTCTGCGGCAGAAAATCCCCCGGCGCCAGAGAACCACCACTCTACGGGGAGCAAACAGGCGCAAATGCAAAG CTGGAAAGACATAGTGAACAAAGCGAACACGCAGATGGATGAAGAACAAGCACCCAGTTACCCAAAGAACCTTCATTTTGATCCCAAGCAAGAGATGCAGAACAGCAGCCCCCAGCCACCCCACCAGAAGAGAGGGGAAGAGCATCAAACAGCCCATCAGGGGGGCAAGAAGGAAAGGACAGATGATGAGGAACTCGAAATGG ATGCAGGAGTGATTGAGAGAGAGGAGAATTTCCATTCTCAGAAGAAAGAGACTGTGGTGCAGGAACCACTG ATGCCAGATGATGCTGCAGATCCTGCCCAGGATCCCAATAACCAAGGGGAGGATGAGTTTGAAGAAGCTGAGCTGGAGAGACCTGACTTTGAAGAGAAAGCGGGAGATTTGGAGAAGATCAGGGAGCCCAGCGTGCAAGAGTCCATGGAGAAGCCACTGAAG gATGCTGGAGGACCTGCCAAGCCCAGGGAAGAGCCACTAGATGACTACCAAGACGATCAGGAGCAAGAAATTGTACGACACCAag GAGAAAGATTGGAGGCCACCAAAGCTTGA
- the FNDC10 gene encoding fibronectin type III domain-containing protein 10, with amino-acid sequence MPSLLPPFLALLCFGPPAPALRAPRRVEPGPEAAEEPWCPYKVAAAEGAANGRLCFRTPARGFQCAARSCRAHRSPGGAFVANVLRNGSVLLQWGLLHWGPPRPSAGLRGFALNCSWDGTYTRFPCDSVELGAACRDYLLPEAHGSVRYRLCLQPRYAPPRPAPPAQCVEFRVEPAAMRDIVVAMTAVGGSICVMLVFICLLVAYITENLMSPALAAPRRA; translated from the coding sequence ATGCCCAGCCTGCTGCCGCCCTTCCTCGCCCTGCTCTGCTTCGGGCCGCCGGCGCCCGCCCTGAGGGCTCCGCGCCGGGTCGAGCCGGGGCCCGAGGCGGCGGAGGAGCCGTGGTGCCCGTACAAGGTGGCGGCGGCGGAGGGCGCGGCGAACGGGCGGCTCTGCTTCCGCACGCCGGCCCGCGGCTTCCAGTGCGCGGCTCGCTCCTGCCGCGCCCACCGCTCCCCGGGCGGCGCGTTCGTGGCCAACGTCCTGCGCAACGGCAGCGTGCTGCTGCAGTGGGGGCTGCTGCACTGGGGGCCGCCGCGCCCCTCCGCCGGCCTCCGCGGCTTCGCGCTCAACTGCTCCTGGGACGGCACCTACACGCGTTTCCCCTGCGACAGCGTGGAGCTGGGCGCCGCCTGTCGCGACTACCTGCTGCCCGAGGCGCACGGCAGCGTCCGCTACCGCCTGTGCCTGCAGCCGCGCTACGCGCCGCCGCGCCCGGCGCCGCCCGCGCAGTGCGTGGAGTTCCGCGTGGAACCGGCCGCCATGCGGGACATCGTCGTCGCCATGACGGCCGTGGGGGGCTCCATCTGCGTCATGCTCGTCTTCATCTGCCTCCTGGTCGCCTACATCACCGAGAACCTCATGAGCCCGGCCCTGGCCGCTCCGCGCCGCGCTTAA